One window of the Capnocytophaga haemolytica genome contains the following:
- the tsaD gene encoding tRNA (adenosine(37)-N6)-threonylcarbamoyltransferase complex transferase subunit TsaD, translating to MEDTCILAIESSCDDTSASVLCGDKVLSNVIASQAVHQRYGGVVPELASRAHLQNIVPVVSEAIAKAGIRKTDLSAIAFTRGPGLMGSLLVGTSFAKSLAMGLGIPLIEVNHMQAHILAHFIDEGQRKPSFPFLAMTISGGHTQIVKVNSYFSMEVLGETLDDAVGEAFDKTAKILGLPYPGGPLIDKYAREGNAKAFTFNKPNIEGLNFSFSGLKTGILYFIQKQTAINPNFVQENLADICASVQQTIVDILMKKVLKAVKQTGIKEVAIGGGVSANSGIRAALTALGEKCGWHTYIPKFEYCTDNAAMIGIVGYYKYKEEQFTDVQTVADPRLSFSAK from the coding sequence ATGGAAGATACGTGTATATTGGCTATTGAATCCTCGTGTGATGATACCTCAGCATCAGTGCTTTGCGGGGATAAAGTGCTTTCGAATGTGATTGCCTCGCAGGCGGTACACCAGCGTTACGGTGGGGTGGTGCCTGAGCTGGCTTCGCGGGCGCACTTGCAGAATATTGTGCCTGTGGTCTCTGAGGCGATTGCAAAGGCTGGTATTCGCAAAACTGACCTGAGTGCGATTGCTTTTACTCGCGGACCAGGGTTGATGGGGTCGTTGCTCGTAGGGACTTCCTTCGCTAAATCGCTGGCGATGGGCTTAGGCATTCCGCTGATTGAAGTGAACCATATGCAGGCGCATATCCTTGCGCATTTTATCGATGAGGGGCAGCGCAAGCCGTCGTTTCCATTTTTAGCAATGACTATCAGTGGTGGGCATACGCAAATAGTGAAGGTAAATAGCTATTTTTCAATGGAAGTGCTCGGTGAGACGCTCGATGATGCAGTAGGAGAGGCTTTTGATAAGACTGCTAAGATATTGGGGTTGCCTTACCCCGGAGGTCCTTTGATTGATAAGTATGCTCGTGAAGGCAACGCGAAGGCTTTTACGTTTAATAAGCCTAACATTGAGGGACTTAACTTCAGTTTCTCAGGCTTGAAGACGGGGATATTATACTTCATACAGAAGCAGACGGCAATCAATCCTAATTTTGTGCAGGAAAACCTCGCTGATATCTGTGCTTCGGTGCAGCAGACGATCGTGGATATACTGATGAAGAAAGTGCTCAAAGCGGTGAAGCAAACGGGTATCAAGGAGGTAGCCATCGGCGGTGGGGTATCGGCGAACTCAGGGATACGCGCAGCACTGACTGCTTTGGGCGAGAAGTGCGGTTGGCATACTTATATTCCTAAGTTTGAATACTGCACTGATAACGCAGCGATGATAGGGATTGTAGGCTATTATAAGTATAAAGAAGAGCAATTTACTGATGTGCAGACGGTTGCCGACCCGCGACTGTCGTTCAGTGCGAAGTAG